One window of Phocoena phocoena chromosome 13, mPhoPho1.1, whole genome shotgun sequence genomic DNA carries:
- the HSBP1L1 gene encoding heat shock factor-binding protein 1-like protein 1: protein MAARGPEAPSGRALRDAAENLFQELQEHFQALTATLNLRMEEMGGRIEDLQKNVNDLMVQAGIESSAQEQMARPY, encoded by the exons ATGGCCGCGCGGGGCCCCGAAGCCCCCAGCGGGCGCGCGCTGCGGGACGCG GCAGAAAATCTATTTCAGGAACTTCAAGAACACTTTCAAGCTCTGACTGCAACGTTAAACCTGAGAA TGGAAGAAATGGGAGGTCGCATTGAAGACTTGCAGAAGAATGTGAACGACTTGATGGTGCAAGCTGGGATTGAAAGTTCCGCTCAAGAGCAAATGGCGAGGCCTTATTAA